In Janthinobacterium agaricidamnosum NBRC 102515 = DSM 9628, the DNA window TGCGCAGGCGCGGCGGCGGTCAGCACGGTCGCGGCGGCGGCGGCGTAATCGGCGCGCGCGGCGGCCGAGATGCGGCCCTCTTTTGCGCTGCCCAGCAACACGCCATGTTCCAGCACCGGTGCGAAATGCTCGCTGTAGTTTTCAAAATACCAGCCATTGCGCAACAGGCTGTAATTCAGGCCGGATGCGCGGATCGCCTTTTCGGTGGCCGTATGTTCGGTCGCCAGGCCCAGCGGCGAGGTGTCGGCATGCAGCAGGCTGGTGTAGACCAGCAAGGCCACGCCGGCGCGCCGGGCCGCGTCGATGACGTTTTGATGCTGCTGCGTGCGCTGGCCGGTTTCGCTCGATGAAATCAGCAGAATCTTGCTGGCACCGTGGAACGCCGCATCCAGGCTGGCCGGACGGTTGTAGTCGGCGGCGCGCACTTGCACGCCGAGTGTGGCCAGGTCTTTTGCCTTGTCGACATTGCGCACCGCCGCGACGATATGCGACGCCGGGCTGTGTTTCAGCAACTCGGCGATGACGAGTCGGCCCAGTTTGCCTGTTGCTCCAGTGATGACGATCATAATAATTCCCTTCAAGGTCAGTGGTAAAACCGCATAATAAGGTTTAAACTAACGAATTGTAAGTACGTACCTTTTAGTTAGCCCATTACTTTCTTAGCAGCCATGACCATCGATACCCGCGACACGCCCGGCACCAGCATGCGGACCGCCATGCATCTTTACGCCCAACGGGGCCAATTACTGGCAGC includes these proteins:
- a CDS encoding SDR family oxidoreductase, which encodes MIVITGATGKLGRLVIAELLKHSPASHIVAAVRNVDKAKDLATLGVQVRAADYNRPASLDAAFHGASKILLISSSETGQRTQQHQNVIDAARRAGVALLVYTSLLHADTSPLGLATEHTATEKAIRASGLNYSLLRNGWYFENYSEHFAPVLEHGVLLGSAKEGRISAAARADYAAAAATVLTAAAPAQVYELAGDRGFTLAELAAELARQSGKPVAHKDLPEHDYKALLVGAGVPEGFAALLADSDVGASKGGLEDNSKQLSALIRRPTTTLAEAVKAGLAL